CTTCTGGTATAATAACAGCCATAACAACATAGAAAAATAAAGTCACACCAAAAAATAAAAATATCAATCTTACTATCACTGGATCTATATCTAGGTATTCTGCTATACCTCCACAGACTCCAAATATCATTCTATTCTTTCTACTTCTTGTTAATCTCTTTCTCATACTGGTTCTCCTTAA
Above is a window of Sneathia sanguinegens DNA encoding:
- a CDS encoding PspC domain-containing protein, which produces MRKRLTRSRKNRMIFGVCGGIAEYLDIDPVIVRLIFLFFGVTLFFYVVMAVIIPEED